CCTTTTATTATAAGAAATCGGTGATCTACAGGTTAATAATTTGTTGCTTAATTGTTAGAAACTATTGTAATATTAAATTTAAGAAATCAACGATCTATGGGTTAATAGATCCTTGCATTTCTACAATTTCATATTAGGTTAAGAAGTCAAAGAAACAAGGCCAAGTAGGTGGGAGACAGTGGGCACCATGGAGTTCCACAAATGCGACACCTAACACAGCAAGGCCAGCATGGGGTGGCAATGGTTCCTGCCACACTTCTGGAACAAGTCGGGCTCAAGCTTCAGATCGTGGTGCTGCTAACCGATGCAATCCTAGACCGCCACCACAAACACTGCGCCCTGTCGTGACTCCACCTCTGGCAAATGGTTGGCAGTGGCAATCCAGGCCTCGCCCATCTGGTTCTGAAGTAGAGAAGGATGATGCTCCTCCATCTGGTTCTGACCCTGAGGTGGAGAATGTTGATGGCAACAATGcatcagatgatgatgatgatttgagTAATGATATCAGTGATGACTATGATTCTAATGCAAGTGAGAAAAGTTTTGAGGCTCGGAAAACTAACAAGTGGTTCAAAGGGTTCTTTGAAGTCTTGAATACATTGAGTGTGGAACAGATTAATGAACAAACTAGGCAATGGCGCTGCCCGGCACGCAAAAATGGACCTGGGGCAATTGGCTGGTACAAAGGTCTGCAACCTTTAATGACTCATGCTAGAGCAAAAGGTTCTACAGGGGTTAGGCTTCACAGAGAATTGGCTGCATTGCTGGAAGAGGAGCTCTCTCGCAGGGGAACTTCAGTGATACCAGCGGGCGAACAATTTGGGAAATGGAAAGCGCTGGGAGAAAGCACTGATCGGGAGATAGTGTGGCCACCAATGGTTATTGTTATGAACACCTTCTTGGAAAAAGATGACGATGATAAGGTGACTGTTTTTTTGTATATAATTTCATATTAGCAGTATTTTTCCCCCTGTGAAATGCTAAGTACATGTTTTGCATTTGGATTCCCTCTATCCCTTTTACTCATAGCTTGACACTTATGCATCTTCTTAGAGCATTTGATCTGACTGTACAAAGGTGCAATATGCTCCCTAAGTGGATCAGTTACCATGAATAATGTGTTATGTTTATTTACCTACATATTATATTCTTGTCTTGTGCATTCTGAGTTGACCACATTGATCCTCTTTATTATTTATAGCTAATTGCGTTCAATACATTGTGTGCTCACAATTTTTTTGAGCTGAGTGTGGATCATAATGCTCCTTAGATCTTATAGAAGA
The nucleotide sequence above comes from Miscanthus floridulus cultivar M001 chromosome 18, ASM1932011v1, whole genome shotgun sequence. Encoded proteins:
- the LOC136523399 gene encoding protein SUPPRESSOR OF GENE SILENCING 3 homolog yields the protein MPPGRRQPVHAADPTRAAAAAGLAASGAPCETDLVKKSKKQGQVGGRQWAPWSSTNATPNTARPAWGGNGSCHTSGTSRAQASDRGAANRCNPRPPPQTLRPVVTPPLANGWQWQSRPRPSGSEVEKDDAPPSGSDPEVENVDGNNASDDDDDLSNDISDDYDSNASEKSFEARKTNKWFKGFFEVLNTLSVEQINEQTRQWRCPARKNGPGAIGWYKGLQPLMTHARAKGSTGVRLHRELAALLEEELSRRGTSVIPAGEQFGKWKALGESTDREIVWPPMVIVMNTFLEKDDDDKVTGMGNQELHDYFGEYAATKARHAYGPSGHRGMSVLIFESSAVSCMEAERLYRHFANQGKDRNAWQLNNKVRFVPGGKRLLFGFLASKEDMEESNKHCHDDWPTRARTRVMD